A section of the Cutibacterium granulosum genome encodes:
- a CDS encoding DUF3043 domain-containing protein, translated as MGLFRPYEQGQTKTETDRSSPKEAAAPEPASSQDEHAETSGTSSNQSTRRDTSAGQGSAASKAHQPKGAPTPTRAEAEAARRERLNPSLSPKEQRRRDRRVRQEKRLEAMQAAERRPERGLIRDYVDSRWTFSEFLMPVFLIVMAVWLAILIFAPRAIAAVNLLSLAMLVAMLGWIIDSWRLWAGVKKQLNTKYPGVSRKGLLSYLNNRAMTPRRWRNPVPRVERGSHRRA; from the coding sequence GTGGGACTGTTCCGCCCCTATGAACAGGGCCAGACCAAGACCGAGACCGACAGGTCCTCCCCCAAGGAGGCAGCGGCCCCAGAACCTGCCTCCTCGCAGGATGAGCATGCCGAGACGAGTGGCACCTCCTCAAACCAGTCGACGAGACGAGACACGTCAGCGGGACAGGGCAGTGCCGCCTCCAAGGCTCACCAGCCCAAGGGCGCGCCAACCCCCACCAGGGCCGAGGCCGAGGCCGCGCGCCGGGAACGGCTCAATCCCTCCCTGTCGCCCAAGGAGCAGCGTCGCCGCGACCGTCGCGTACGTCAGGAGAAGCGTCTGGAGGCCATGCAGGCTGCAGAACGACGCCCCGAACGTGGTCTCATCCGCGACTACGTCGACAGTCGGTGGACGTTCAGCGAGTTCCTCATGCCGGTCTTCCTCATCGTCATGGCGGTGTGGCTGGCCATCCTCATCTTCGCCCCCCGGGCCATTGCAGCGGTCAACCTGCTCTCCCTGGCCATGCTCGTGGCGATGCTGGGCTGGATCATCGATTCCTGGCGGCTGTGGGCCGGCGTGAAGAAGCAACTCAACACCAAGTACCCCGGAGTCTCGCGCAAGGGTCTGCTGAGCTACCTCAACAACCGTGCCATGACCCCACGACGGTGGCGCAACCCCGTTCCTCGGGTGGAGCGTGGGTCACACCGGAGGGCGTGA
- a CDS encoding PspA/IM30 family protein has protein sequence MAGIFERLSTVFRSKANKALDKVEDPRDTLDYSYQKQLELLQKVRRGIADVATSRKRLELRMRQLAQESDRLENQAKRALEQGREDLAREALRRKGEVTTQLQEMQNQYASLQEQEEKLIAGQQRLQAKVDAFRTKKETLKATYSAAEAQNRINDAFSGLGEEMGDVGMAIQRAEDKTMQLQARAGAVDELMATGVIDDVTGLGGDDIDRELNQFASSSAVENDLAELKKKIAIENGSQPEQLEAGPSGSSAGNRSQTSGGDH, from the coding sequence ATGGCAGGTATTTTTGAGCGGCTGTCCACGGTTTTCCGGTCGAAGGCCAACAAGGCTCTCGACAAGGTCGAGGACCCGCGTGACACCTTGGACTACTCCTATCAGAAGCAGCTCGAGTTGCTGCAGAAGGTCCGTCGCGGCATTGCCGACGTGGCCACCAGCCGCAAGCGTCTGGAGCTGCGGATGCGCCAGCTCGCCCAGGAATCCGATCGACTCGAGAACCAGGCGAAACGCGCACTGGAACAGGGACGTGAGGATCTGGCACGCGAGGCACTGCGGCGCAAGGGTGAGGTCACCACGCAGCTTCAGGAGATGCAGAATCAGTACGCCTCCCTGCAGGAACAGGAGGAGAAACTCATTGCCGGCCAGCAGCGCCTGCAGGCGAAGGTCGACGCCTTCCGCACCAAGAAGGAGACCCTCAAGGCCACCTACTCTGCGGCTGAGGCCCAGAACCGCATCAATGACGCCTTCAGCGGTCTGGGCGAGGAGATGGGTGACGTCGGCATGGCCATCCAGCGTGCCGAGGACAAGACGATGCAGCTCCAGGCCCGGGCCGGTGCCGTCGATGAACTCATGGCCACCGGCGTCATCGATGATGTCACCGGTCTGGGCGGCGATGACATCGACCGAGAACTCAACCAGTTCGCGAGTTCCTCGGCCGTCGAGAATGACCTTGCCGAGCTGAAGAAGAAAATTGCGATCGAGAATGGCAGCCAGCCCGAACAACTGGAGGCTGGCCCATCCGGCTCGAGCGCTGGGAACCGATCGCAGACCTCAGGAGGGGATCACTGA
- the pspAA gene encoding PspA-associated protein PspAA, with product MIVRIVGEGQWEVPESELGDLNVIDAKVEKAVDAADQSALTAALTELVNRVRTHGKPVSEATVTDSDLIIPDISSTIDEITVWLDENVSRDGLIPG from the coding sequence ATGATCGTTCGGATTGTTGGTGAGGGCCAGTGGGAGGTGCCCGAGAGTGAGCTCGGAGACCTCAACGTCATCGACGCCAAGGTGGAGAAGGCCGTTGACGCCGCGGACCAGAGCGCTCTCACCGCCGCTCTGACCGAACTCGTCAACCGGGTGCGTACTCATGGGAAGCCCGTGTCCGAGGCCACCGTCACGGACTCCGACCTCATCATCCCCGACATCTCCTCCACGATCGACGAGATCACCGTGTGGCTCGATGAGAACGTCTCTCGCGACGGGCTCATCCCGGGCTGA
- a CDS encoding glycerate kinase — MRVLVVTDGWGQLSSATVGTALGRAWSQLDAQVAVVPVGVCGAGFSQAWADAHHARLEHVVVSGSALVGDEVVGDGGQTTPARAPSSRSSCGEADALSGNDIDVTVARAAGQVLIRPELPDLGQRRWNESSAVLANVVDELTSPDEHIVLELGQVPWRDGGRGAVEAGDSWLERTTLVVNSRDAETQLTGLRGVVSTEGRAELMDADEMLRRDRELCEWAGELTGDDSSGQTPGAGAAGGLGMAVMARGGRVCTGPALLMEHAHAAATMDAADLVVTGCTELNFGTMGGEVVTTVTQLAAGHMVPVIVVAGSVTASSRELRQTGIEDAQALFEGEVLDPEAQLVAVDPQWITARTLPVARTWCW, encoded by the coding sequence GTGCGTGTTCTCGTGGTGACCGACGGCTGGGGGCAGCTTTCCTCGGCAACCGTCGGTACTGCGTTGGGGAGGGCATGGAGTCAGCTTGACGCCCAGGTGGCCGTCGTTCCGGTGGGCGTGTGCGGTGCAGGGTTCTCCCAGGCATGGGCAGATGCCCATCACGCGCGTCTGGAGCACGTTGTGGTTTCCGGCTCTGCTCTCGTCGGCGACGAGGTGGTCGGTGATGGCGGGCAGACCACTCCTGCCCGGGCACCTTCCTCCAGAAGTTCCTGTGGTGAGGCAGATGCTTTGAGCGGCAATGACATTGACGTCACCGTGGCTCGAGCGGCAGGGCAGGTGCTGATACGTCCTGAGCTGCCCGACCTGGGCCAACGGCGGTGGAACGAGTCCTCGGCGGTGTTGGCGAATGTCGTGGATGAGCTGACGAGCCCTGATGAACACATCGTCCTGGAGCTGGGGCAGGTGCCGTGGCGAGACGGCGGACGCGGAGCAGTTGAGGCCGGTGACTCCTGGCTGGAGCGCACGACACTGGTGGTGAACAGTCGAGATGCCGAGACCCAGCTCACCGGTCTGCGCGGGGTGGTCTCCACCGAAGGACGCGCCGAGCTCATGGACGCAGACGAGATGCTGCGCAGGGATCGCGAGCTGTGCGAATGGGCAGGAGAGCTCACGGGCGACGATTCCTCCGGCCAGACACCGGGAGCTGGTGCGGCTGGTGGGTTGGGTATGGCCGTCATGGCACGCGGCGGGCGAGTCTGCACTGGCCCTGCGTTGCTCATGGAACACGCCCATGCTGCCGCCACCATGGATGCTGCCGACCTCGTCGTCACGGGATGCACTGAGTTGAACTTCGGCACCATGGGTGGGGAGGTCGTCACGACGGTGACCCAACTGGCAGCTGGGCACATGGTTCCCGTCATCGTCGTTGCCGGATCGGTCACCGCGTCGTCGCGCGAGTTGCGACAGACCGGTATCGAGGACGCCCAGGCCTTGTTCGAGGGCGAGGTTCTGGATCCCGAGGCTCAGCTGGTGGCCGTCGACCCACAGTGGATCACTGCTCGTACGCTCCCGGTTGCGCGTACCTGGTGCTGGTGA
- the erpA gene encoding iron-sulfur cluster insertion protein ErpA, whose translation MTDTTTETQGIILTDAATAKVKSLLEQEGRTDLALRLAVQPGGCSGLRYQLFFDERQLDGDIVKSYDGVNVVTDRMSAPYLSGATIDFMDTIEKQGFTIDNPNATSTCACGDSFH comes from the coding sequence ATGACCGACACCACGACAGAGACCCAGGGCATCATCCTCACCGATGCAGCCACCGCCAAGGTGAAGTCCCTGCTCGAGCAGGAGGGGCGCACCGACCTCGCCCTGCGTCTGGCCGTCCAGCCGGGCGGATGCTCCGGGCTGCGATACCAGCTGTTCTTCGACGAGCGTCAGCTGGACGGCGACATCGTCAAGAGCTACGACGGCGTCAACGTCGTCACCGACCGGATGAGTGCCCCCTACCTCTCCGGCGCCACCATCGACTTCATGGACACCATCGAGAAGCAGGGCTTCACCATCGACAACCCCAATGCCACCAGCACCTGCGCCTGTGGTGACTCCTTCCACTGA
- a CDS encoding ABC transporter ATP-binding protein, which translates to MNTRADAVGVTMENVVKKYGQTTALRDFGLVVESGEMVVLLGPSGCGKTTALRCLAGLESVNGGRILVGDRDITHVPVQKREMAMVFQSYSLFPHLNALDNVAFGLRNKKVGKSAARTQAQEALELVGLADQVGKYVHQMSGGQQQRVALARALAVKPQVLLLDEPLSALDAKVRVQLREEIRRIQLDVGMTTLFVTHDQEEALAIADRVGVMHGGRIAQLDAPEKIYNEPNTPFVAKFIGVTNKVRAHSDGTTAQFGDNQLPLLPGSATGEVDVLIRPEHMRLEPTSRANRDATVASVSFLGAFARVNLTTSAGTGIVVQTPAAASSHLSAGDGVHIELTGAPVLAESPEELTTA; encoded by the coding sequence ATGAATACTCGTGCGGACGCCGTCGGCGTCACCATGGAGAATGTGGTCAAGAAGTACGGTCAGACGACCGCCCTGCGCGACTTCGGTCTCGTCGTCGAGTCTGGGGAGATGGTCGTCCTGCTCGGGCCGTCCGGCTGTGGCAAGACGACTGCTCTGCGTTGCCTGGCCGGTCTCGAGTCGGTCAATGGAGGGCGGATCCTTGTCGGTGATCGGGACATCACCCACGTGCCGGTTCAGAAGCGTGAGATGGCCATGGTCTTCCAGTCGTACTCCCTCTTTCCACATCTCAACGCCCTCGACAACGTGGCCTTCGGCCTGCGCAACAAGAAAGTGGGCAAATCCGCAGCTCGTACGCAGGCCCAGGAAGCCCTAGAACTGGTGGGACTGGCCGACCAGGTGGGCAAGTACGTCCACCAGATGTCGGGTGGCCAGCAGCAGCGAGTCGCTCTGGCTCGCGCTCTGGCCGTCAAGCCCCAGGTTCTGCTGCTCGACGAGCCACTGTCAGCTCTGGACGCCAAGGTTCGGGTCCAGCTGCGCGAGGAGATTCGTCGTATCCAACTCGACGTGGGGATGACCACCTTGTTCGTCACCCACGACCAGGAGGAAGCCTTGGCCATCGCCGATCGGGTGGGCGTCATGCATGGCGGACGAATTGCCCAGCTCGATGCACCCGAGAAGATCTACAACGAGCCGAACACACCATTCGTCGCCAAATTCATTGGCGTGACGAACAAGGTCCGTGCCCATTCCGACGGTACGACAGCTCAGTTTGGTGACAATCAACTCCCTCTGCTACCTGGCTCAGCCACCGGCGAGGTTGACGTACTCATCCGCCCCGAACACATGCGACTCGAACCGACTTCACGTGCCAATCGTGATGCCACGGTGGCCTCAGTGTCGTTCCTGGGAGCGTTCGCCCGAGTCAACCTCACCACATCCGCTGGCACCGGGATCGTCGTCCAGACGCCGGCGGCAGCCAGCTCCCACCTGAGCGCTGGGGATGGTGTGCACATCGAGCTCACCGGCGCACCCGTGTTGGCCGAGTCGCCTGAGGAACTCACTACGGCGTAA
- a CDS encoding ABC transporter permease subunit translates to MNRSTTGRCHEAGHWLLLILVLLFFLIPLVSLFLYSIHRPLAATDAWTFDSWATLFGGSDGSVDLTELGNGLANSAIAAVITVAIMLIILLPTMVITRLSSHRMGKVVEFVCMLPLAIPAIALVVGLGPIYRFLSTTILSTDGYWLALAYVILVLPYAYRALDAGLRQLDVRTLFEASQTFGSSWLGTMVKVIIPNLRTAILSACFVSIAVVLGEYTLAALLGRSNLQNALFVMNQNDSFIAAAMALLAMVFAIVLLMSIDVVSAAANKKYQKGSKR, encoded by the coding sequence ATGAACCGCTCAACTACCGGCAGGTGCCATGAAGCAGGCCACTGGCTTCTCCTCATCCTGGTGCTGCTCTTCTTCCTCATCCCGTTGGTCTCGCTGTTCCTCTACAGCATCCACCGACCATTGGCCGCCACCGATGCGTGGACCTTCGACTCCTGGGCCACTCTCTTTGGTGGGTCGGACGGCAGCGTCGACCTCACGGAGCTGGGCAATGGTCTGGCGAATTCAGCCATCGCAGCCGTCATCACGGTGGCGATCATGCTCATCATCCTGCTGCCGACAATGGTCATCACCAGGTTGAGCTCTCATCGGATGGGCAAGGTGGTGGAGTTCGTCTGCATGCTGCCACTGGCCATTCCAGCCATTGCCCTGGTGGTGGGTCTGGGACCCATCTACCGTTTTCTTTCCACGACCATCCTGTCCACCGATGGGTACTGGCTGGCCCTGGCCTACGTCATCCTCGTACTCCCCTACGCTTACCGTGCTCTGGACGCTGGATTGCGTCAGCTCGACGTCCGAACCCTCTTCGAGGCGTCCCAGACATTCGGTAGTTCATGGTTGGGCACGATGGTCAAGGTGATCATTCCCAACTTGCGCACCGCGATTCTCTCGGCCTGCTTCGTGTCGATCGCGGTGGTGCTGGGTGAGTACACCTTGGCTGCGCTGCTGGGCCGTAGCAATCTGCAGAATGCTCTATTCGTCATGAACCAGAACGACTCGTTCATCGCTGCAGCCATGGCGTTGCTGGCAATGGTGTTTGCCATCGTGCTGCTCATGAGCATCGACGTGGTGAGTGCAGCTGCCAACAAGAAGTACCAGAAGGGTTCGAAACGATGA
- a CDS encoding ABC transporter permease: protein MTGSPARSHAAATTDVQERGTDASHPKAQLQRATPQSRRRISPLWGTSLFFLYVAAFLVLPTILIAVSAFQDSDGTFSTTNFSVLTEANTVEAFGTSLLVSLASALISAIIGGAAANALEVLSQTRPLLRRLVTSLCSVLAQFGGVMLAFAFIATIGVTGVLTQLLKTMFGVEIDPTWLSTLPGLTLVYCYFQIPLMIIVFLPALDGVRPQWREANAVFGGSTWTYWTKVAGPILWPAFLGSVILLFANAFSSFATAAALFSQRSILVPLMIQSNMSNELDTTQQGSAAMLALAMIVVVAIAMALNWMLSAKSERWSRQ, encoded by the coding sequence ATGACCGGCTCTCCTGCTCGCTCCCACGCTGCCGCCACCACCGATGTGCAGGAGCGTGGGACTGATGCATCACATCCCAAAGCGCAACTGCAACGGGCAACACCCCAATCCAGAAGACGTATCTCGCCACTGTGGGGAACCAGCCTGTTCTTCCTCTACGTGGCAGCCTTCCTCGTGCTTCCGACGATCCTCATCGCCGTCAGCGCCTTCCAGGATTCCGACGGAACCTTCTCCACCACGAACTTCTCGGTGCTCACCGAGGCCAACACCGTGGAGGCGTTCGGTACCTCTCTACTGGTGTCGCTGGCTTCAGCGCTCATCAGTGCGATCATCGGTGGGGCGGCCGCCAATGCCTTGGAGGTGCTGTCACAGACCAGGCCACTGCTGCGTCGTCTGGTGACTTCGCTGTGCTCGGTGCTGGCACAGTTCGGCGGTGTCATGCTGGCCTTCGCCTTCATCGCCACCATCGGCGTCACCGGGGTGCTCACCCAGTTGCTCAAGACCATGTTCGGTGTGGAAATTGACCCGACCTGGCTGTCGACCCTGCCCGGGCTCACCCTGGTCTACTGCTACTTCCAGATCCCTCTCATGATCATTGTCTTCCTACCGGCCCTGGACGGTGTGCGTCCACAGTGGCGCGAGGCCAATGCCGTTTTTGGTGGCAGCACCTGGACATACTGGACGAAGGTGGCCGGTCCAATTCTGTGGCCGGCATTTCTCGGCTCGGTGATCTTGCTGTTCGCCAACGCGTTCTCGTCCTTTGCGACGGCCGCAGCGCTGTTCTCGCAGCGTTCCATTCTCGTTCCGCTGATGATCCAGTCGAACATGAGCAATGAGCTCGACACCACCCAGCAGGGGTCTGCTGCCATGTTGGCCCTGGCGATGATCGTCGTCGTCGCCATCGCGATGGCCCTCAACTGGATGCTGTCCGCCAAGTCGGAGAGGTGGTCACGGCAATGA
- a CDS encoding ABC transporter substrate-binding protein: MTAVAALAITAPSLSACGGSDSSSEAPSSSKKWVSAVSADKGGGMDALEKDAKAEGTLNVIALPHNWSNYGQVIEGFKKKYPDIKVNELNPNASSAEEISAAKTNAGTNKAPDVFDLGIGVATTNTDKFAPYKVASFNDIPAGAKDSNGAFVGDYTGLMTLGYNKTKYGSIDVNNLKKSLSDPKFKGTVALNGKPAEAGSAQNGFLAVNLNQGGSLDDFQPGLDFFKALKDAGSLNTIDVTDATIDSGQTGVVFDWSYNQAAIKERLSKQQNVDWEVLTLPNGEVEQYYNQAVNKDAPHPAAARLWEEYLYSPDAQNEWMRGGAIPSLLEKMKKDGTVDKDALAKLPEIKKPVTYTSKQADAMTTWLGKNWPKTIGN; encoded by the coding sequence GTGACTGCTGTCGCTGCACTTGCCATCACTGCCCCATCACTGAGTGCCTGTGGTGGCTCCGACTCCAGTTCCGAGGCGCCCAGCTCGTCGAAGAAATGGGTTTCAGCGGTCTCCGCGGACAAGGGCGGTGGCATGGACGCCTTGGAGAAGGACGCCAAGGCCGAGGGCACGCTCAACGTCATCGCTCTACCGCACAACTGGTCGAACTACGGTCAGGTGATCGAGGGGTTCAAGAAGAAGTACCCCGATATCAAGGTCAACGAGCTCAACCCCAATGCTTCATCGGCTGAGGAGATCAGTGCCGCCAAGACCAATGCCGGCACCAACAAGGCCCCTGACGTCTTCGACCTCGGCATCGGTGTGGCTACCACCAACACCGACAAGTTCGCCCCCTACAAGGTTGCCTCCTTCAACGACATCCCAGCGGGAGCCAAGGACTCCAACGGTGCATTCGTGGGTGACTACACCGGTCTCATGACGCTGGGCTACAACAAGACCAAGTACGGCTCGATCGACGTCAACAACCTCAAGAAGTCCCTCAGCGACCCGAAGTTCAAGGGCACGGTTGCCCTCAATGGCAAACCTGCTGAGGCTGGTTCCGCCCAGAACGGATTCCTCGCCGTCAATCTCAACCAAGGTGGGTCCTTGGACGACTTCCAGCCCGGCTTGGACTTCTTCAAGGCCCTCAAGGACGCCGGTAGCCTCAACACCATTGACGTCACCGATGCCACCATCGACTCCGGCCAGACCGGCGTCGTCTTTGACTGGTCGTACAATCAGGCGGCCATCAAGGAGCGTCTGAGCAAGCAGCAGAATGTCGACTGGGAGGTGCTCACCCTGCCCAACGGCGAAGTGGAGCAGTACTACAACCAGGCCGTCAACAAGGACGCCCCACACCCGGCAGCTGCACGGCTGTGGGAGGAGTACCTCTACAGCCCCGATGCCCAGAACGAGTGGATGCGCGGTGGAGCCATTCCGTCCCTGCTCGAGAAGATGAAGAAGGACGGCACCGTCGACAAGGACGCTCTGGCGAAGTTGCCGGAGATCAAGAAGCCGGTGACCTACACCTCCAAGCAGGCTGATGCCATGACGACCTGGCTTGGCAAGAACTGGCCCAAGACCATCGGAAACTGA
- the rplU gene encoding 50S ribosomal protein L21 produces MYAIVRSGGRQHKVAVGDIVEIDKVADEVGSSIELTPLLLVDGESVTSDKDGLGKAKVTAEVLGETKGPKVRILKYKNKTGYLRRQGHRQKYTQVKVTGIEG; encoded by the coding sequence GTGTACGCGATCGTGCGTAGTGGCGGCCGCCAGCACAAGGTGGCAGTGGGTGACATCGTCGAGATCGACAAGGTCGCCGACGAGGTGGGTAGCAGCATTGAGCTGACCCCGCTTCTGCTGGTGGACGGCGAGTCTGTCACCTCGGACAAGGATGGCTTGGGCAAGGCCAAGGTCACCGCCGAGGTGCTCGGCGAGACCAAGGGCCCCAAGGTCCGCATCCTCAAGTACAAGAACAAGACCGGTTACCTGCGACGTCAGGGGCATCGCCAGAAGTACACCCAGGTCAAGGTCACCGGAATCGAAGGCTGA
- the rpmA gene encoding 50S ribosomal protein L27: MAHKKGASSSRNGRDSNAQRLGVKRYGGQIVNAGEIIVRQRGTHFHPGDGVGRGGDDTLFALREGAVEFGSRRGRRVVSVNPVEA; the protein is encoded by the coding sequence ATGGCACACAAGAAGGGCGCGTCCTCCTCGCGCAACGGTCGTGACTCGAACGCTCAGCGTCTCGGCGTCAAGCGTTACGGCGGCCAGATCGTCAATGCTGGTGAGATCATCGTGCGTCAGCGCGGTACCCACTTCCATCCCGGAGATGGTGTCGGTCGTGGTGGCGACGACACTCTCTTCGCACTGCGTGAAGGCGCTGTCGAGTTCGGCTCCCGCCGGGGTCGTCGCGTCGTCAGTGTGAATCCGGTCGAGGCCTGA
- the obgE gene encoding GTPase ObgE, translating to MAIPSFVDRATILAVAGNGGHGCASIKREKFKPLGGPNGGNGGNGGSVIVRVDPQLTTLVDYHRLSTRKATNGEPGRGDDQNGANGADVVLMVPDGTVVSDVETGETLADLTGAGAQLTVAAGGRGGLGNAALASAARKAPGFALLGEEGEQRRIRFELKVVADVGLVGFPSAGKSSLIAAISRARPKIADYPFTTLVPNLGVVVAGETTYTVADVPGLIPGASQGRGLGFDFLRHIERCRAIVHVIDCATYEPGRDPISDLDVIEGELAAHGGLEDRPRLVALNKVDVPDGDDLAEMVKADIEARGLPVFPISTKSGAGLKPLVYAMAELVEQARAAQPDPEPERIVIRPRATSAPAKEFEVKRQGDGNGGFLWRVTGAKPTHWVAQTDFNNPEAVGYLSDRLNRLGVEEELLVQGALAGDAVAIGGEDAVIFDFAPQIEAGAEILSRRGQDQRLQGERPSATRRREMDREYHKAREEFGVVGRDTTGRSWRAEVAEQDPNWNQQ from the coding sequence ATGGCCATTCCGTCCTTCGTCGACCGCGCCACGATCCTTGCCGTCGCCGGCAACGGCGGCCACGGCTGCGCCTCGATCAAACGGGAGAAGTTCAAACCGCTGGGTGGACCCAACGGTGGCAACGGTGGCAACGGCGGGTCGGTGATCGTGCGCGTCGATCCACAGCTCACCACCCTCGTCGACTATCACCGGCTGTCCACCCGCAAGGCCACCAATGGTGAGCCCGGTCGTGGTGACGACCAAAACGGTGCCAACGGTGCCGACGTCGTGCTCATGGTGCCCGACGGCACGGTCGTCTCCGATGTCGAGACTGGCGAGACGCTCGCCGACCTCACGGGAGCTGGGGCACAGCTCACCGTTGCTGCTGGGGGACGCGGCGGGCTGGGCAACGCTGCCCTGGCGTCGGCGGCCCGCAAGGCTCCCGGTTTCGCCCTGCTGGGCGAGGAGGGCGAGCAGCGCCGGATCAGGTTCGAACTCAAGGTCGTCGCCGACGTCGGCCTGGTCGGGTTCCCCTCGGCTGGCAAGTCGAGCCTCATCGCGGCGATCTCGCGGGCACGCCCTAAGATCGCCGACTACCCGTTCACCACCCTGGTGCCGAACCTCGGCGTCGTCGTGGCCGGTGAGACGACGTACACCGTGGCCGACGTGCCCGGACTCATCCCCGGTGCCTCCCAGGGCAGGGGACTGGGATTTGACTTCCTGCGTCACATCGAACGGTGTCGAGCCATCGTCCACGTCATCGACTGCGCCACCTATGAACCCGGACGTGATCCGATCAGCGACCTCGACGTCATCGAGGGTGAGCTGGCGGCGCACGGCGGTCTGGAGGATCGCCCTCGTCTGGTGGCTCTCAACAAGGTGGACGTACCCGACGGCGATGACCTCGCCGAGATGGTCAAGGCCGACATCGAGGCTCGTGGCCTCCCGGTCTTCCCCATTTCCACCAAGTCTGGTGCGGGGCTCAAACCACTCGTCTACGCCATGGCCGAGCTGGTGGAGCAGGCGCGTGCCGCGCAACCCGATCCGGAACCCGAACGCATCGTCATCCGTCCCAGGGCGACCTCCGCGCCAGCCAAGGAGTTCGAGGTGAAACGTCAGGGTGACGGCAACGGCGGTTTCCTGTGGCGGGTCACCGGTGCCAAACCGACTCACTGGGTTGCCCAGACCGATTTCAACAATCCCGAGGCCGTGGGTTACCTCTCCGACCGTCTCAACCGGCTCGGCGTGGAGGAGGAACTGCTCGTCCAGGGGGCCCTGGCCGGTGATGCCGTGGCGATCGGTGGTGAGGACGCGGTGATCTTCGACTTCGCCCCACAGATCGAGGCCGGTGCCGAGATCCTGTCGCGGCGCGGCCAGGACCAGCGTCTGCAGGGGGAGCGGCCCTCGGCGACCCGACGCCGTGAGATGGATCGGGAGTACCACAAGGCCCGCGAGGAGTTCGGCGTCGTCGGTCGCGACACCACTGGACGCTCGTGGCGCGCCGAGGTCGCCGAGCAGGATCCGAACTGGAATCAGCAATGA
- the proB gene encoding glutamate 5-kinase: MTTSARNVIAAAHRIVVKVGSSSLTAPGGGIDVARVDELVDVVARARLDGREPILVSSGAIATGFPALGMPHRPRDLAGKQAAASVGQGILLAHYAQRFAEHDLQVGQVLLTVHDLVRPRGYRNASATLTRLLSLGVVPIVNENDTVATSEIQFGDNDRLAALVAELVRAEALVLLSDVDSLYTAPPSTPGAERIALVTDTADLQVQTHGGGSAVGTGGMTTKLDAAGTAAGSGIPVVLTRADLAGEAMAGEDVGTYFAPSLVHRPRRLLWLAHAASPQGEIHIDSGAVTALRERHASLLAVGVTTVHGDFQPGDPVLLIGPDGEPVGRGIASYGGQEVRAMRGRSSSWLATEFGPGASREVVHRDAMVLSRRRRRS, encoded by the coding sequence ATGACCACGTCCGCACGCAATGTCATCGCCGCCGCGCACCGCATCGTCGTCAAGGTTGGGTCGTCGTCACTGACGGCCCCCGGCGGCGGGATCGACGTGGCGAGGGTGGACGAGTTGGTCGACGTCGTCGCACGAGCACGTCTAGACGGCAGGGAACCGATCCTGGTGAGCTCCGGGGCCATCGCCACCGGATTCCCCGCCTTGGGCATGCCACACCGCCCCAGGGACCTGGCCGGCAAACAGGCGGCCGCCTCGGTGGGACAGGGAATCCTGCTGGCCCACTATGCGCAGCGGTTCGCCGAGCACGACCTGCAGGTGGGCCAGGTGCTGCTCACCGTGCACGACCTCGTGCGGCCCCGCGGCTACCGCAACGCCTCGGCCACACTCACCAGACTGCTGTCGCTGGGGGTAGTGCCCATCGTCAACGAGAACGACACGGTGGCCACCAGCGAGATCCAGTTCGGCGACAACGACCGTCTGGCAGCGCTGGTCGCCGAACTGGTGCGCGCCGAGGCGCTCGTCCTGCTCTCCGACGTCGACAGCCTCTACACCGCGCCACCGTCGACGCCGGGGGCCGAACGCATCGCCCTGGTCACTGACACGGCTGACCTGCAGGTGCAGACCCACGGGGGCGGATCCGCGGTGGGCACCGGAGGCATGACGACCAAGCTCGACGCTGCCGGCACCGCAGCCGGGTCGGGGATTCCGGTGGTGCTCACCCGAGCCGATCTGGCCGGGGAGGCGATGGCCGGTGAGGATGTCGGCACCTATTTCGCCCCGTCCCTGGTGCATCGCCCCAGACGGCTGCTCTGGCTGGCGCATGCCGCGTCCCCACAGGGGGAGATCCACATCGACTCCGGAGCGGTGACCGCCCTGCGTGAACGGCACGCCTCACTGCTCGCCGTCGGTGTGACGACGGTGCACGGCGACTTCCAGCCCGGGGATCCGGTGCTGCTCATCGGGCCGGACGGCGAACCTGTTGGGCGGGGCATCGCCTCCTACGGTGGCCAGGAGGTGCGAGCCATGCGAGGACGGTCGAGCTCCTGGCTGGCCACCGAGTTCGGCCCGGGCGCCTCCCGCGAGGTGGTGCATCGCGACGCGATGGTGCTCTCCCGCAGACGCCGTCGCAGCTGA